In Xyrauchen texanus isolate HMW12.3.18 chromosome 14, RBS_HiC_50CHRs, whole genome shotgun sequence, the following are encoded in one genomic region:
- the LOC127655041 gene encoding COP9 signalosome complex subunit 8-like: MLVSVMMAELDENLLLQFETQELEAPGGIATPQVYSQLLVLYLLHDMNNARYLWKRIPQAIKTANPELSAIWAVGQCIWQRDFPGIYTAIAAYQWSENILPVMEALQESTRRRAYGLVAQAYTSISADDFAAFVGYSVEEAVKGVVSHGWQADPNTRMIMPQKPDPPPVSLVPNEQQLARLTDYVAFLEN; the protein is encoded by the exons ATGCTCGTGTCTGTCATGATGGCTGAACTTGATGAAAATCTGCTGCTGCAGTTCGAAACTCAGGAGCTGGAG GCTCCTGGTGGCATTGCAACGCCTCAGGTGTATTCACAGTTACTCGTCCTCTATCTCCTGCATGACAT GAACAATGCCAGATATCTTTGGAAACGGATACCCCAAGCAATCAAGACA GCAAACCCAGAGTTATCAGCTATTTGGGCAGTAGGACAGTGTATCTGGCAGCGAGACTTTCCAGGGATCTACACTGCTATTGCTGCTTACCAGTGGTCTGAAAACATTCTTCCTGTGATGGAAGCCTTACAAG AGTCCACCCGTAGGAGGGCATATGGGCTAGTAGCCCAAGCTTACACCTCAATCAGTGCAGATGACTTTGCTGCCTTTGTGGGATACTCTGTAGAAGAGGCGGTGAAAG GTGTAGTCAGCCATGGGTGGCAGGCAGATCCCAACACCAGGATGATCATGCCACAGAAACCAG ATCCGCCCCCGGTCTCACTGGTTCCAAACGAACAACAGCTGGCCAGACTTACCGACTACGTGGCTTTTCTTGAAAATTGA
- the LOC127655040 gene encoding tripartite motif-containing protein 54-like translates to MEIQRTASLLGSPGSMESLEKQLSCPICLDMFTKPVVILPCQHNLCRGCASDLYDSRNPYRFSGGVFRCPTCRFEVVLDRHGVHGLQRNLLVENIIDIYKQQQEGGGGGGGGGGGGGTSESSISPKSSKELMCQEHEDEKINIYCVTHQIPTCSMCKVFGQHKDCEVSPLASVYQAQKGELSNAIDALVAGNGRLQALLNQMEEACTAVQENAQRAKQKLGERFDSLYAALEERKNALLERVGKEQDEKIAALRSLARRYGDHLQAATELTDTAVRALEQSGAAEFLQASKNLIAQTKDAAKGSLGEERPEPGFERMDHFTLDTEHVETLLSKMDFGGEDDEEYEDAEDEEEEE, encoded by the coding sequence ATGGAAATTCAGCGAACTGCCTCCTTGTTGGGGTCTCCTGGCTCCATGGAGAGCCTTGAGAAACAGCTGAGCTGTCCAATCTGTCTGGACATGTTCACCAAACCAGTGGTGATCCTGCCATGTCAACATAACCTCTGCCGAGGATGTGCGAGTGATCTCTATGACTCTCGAAACCCTTATCGTTTCTCTGGTGGTGTCTTCCGGTGCCCTACGTGTCGTTTTGAAGTGGTTCTTGATCGTCACGGTGTACATGGACTTCAAAGAAATCTTCTAGTGGAGAATATAATTGACATATACAAACAGCAACAAGAGGGTGGAGGTGGTGGCGGCGGCGGCGGCGGCGGCGGCGGAACCTCAGAATCTTCTATAAGCCCCAAGAGTTCCAAGGAGCTGATGTGCCAAGAGCACGAGGatgagaaaataaacatttactgtGTGACCCACCAAATTCCCACTTGCTCCATGTGTAAGGTGTTTGGGCAGCATAAAGACTGTGAGGTGTCACCACTCGCTAGTGTCTACCAGGCTCAAAAAGGAGAGCTGAGTAATGCTATTGATGCTCTTGTGGCAGGGAATGGTCGCCTTCAGGCTCTGCTTAACCAGATGGAGGAAGCCTGCACAGCCGTTCAGGAAAACGCTCAACGTGCCAAGCAAAAGCTTGGTGAACGTTTTGATTCACTGTATGCAGCCTTAGAAGAGCGGAAGAATGCCCTCTTGGAACGTGTTGGTAAGGAGCAGGATGAGAAGATCGCTGCCCTCAGGAGTCTGGCTAGGCGTTATGGAGATCATCTTCAGGCAGCCACGGAGTTGACCGACACAGCAGTACGTGCATTGGAGCAAAGTGGTGCTGCAGAGTTCTTGCAAGCCTCCAAGAACCTGATTGCACAGACAAAGGATGCAGCGAAGGGATCACTGGGTGAAGAAAGGCCTGAGCCAGGCTTTGAGAGAATGGACCATTTCACTCTAGATACAGAACATGTGGAAACTTTGTTGTCCAAGATGGACTTTGGGGGAGAAGATGATGAGGAATATGAAGATGCTGAagatgaggaggaagaggagtAA